A window from Vidua macroura isolate BioBank_ID:100142 chromosome 20, ASM2450914v1, whole genome shotgun sequence encodes these proteins:
- the LOC128817153 gene encoding unconventional myosin-XVIIIa-like isoform X3, producing the protein MFNLMKKDKEKDGARKEKKKEKKERMSAAELKSLEEMSMRRGFFNLNRASKRDSKTRLEISNPIPIKVASGSELHLTDIDSDSNRGSVILDSGHLSTASSSDDLKADDTNFKGSVLQRAAKFGSLAKQNSQVIVKRFSFSQKSRDESTSETSTPSEHSAAPSPQVEVRMLETPLDKQGVPPGQPCTPPAASLRARVPELVGKRFPAELRLPALVPPQPPTPRQLELQRRNTGDFGFSLRRTTMLDRGPDGQVYRRVVHFAEPGAGTKDVALGLVPGDRLVEINGRNVENKSRDEIVEMIRQSGETVQLKVQPILELSELSRCWLRGGQGTRRAAWDVKDEDKSLAVKRPVKEDGASESPKDAASAPPKAEPPKAEPPKPEPVKSPEPVKSPEPPSGRGKSPEPVLNGAAENGLEGPATEAQGEDGQGLSRRKVVRVVRKVVRKVLPGEDAGSAKEPGRDAKSPEPVPPPRKEETGRSAVPAPPAPPPPRTVVPSAPAKPQPKDEISEGLKTLMAKGKTKEHRPRLRPGDRQEKSCEPAGGDAKLSPSPGAEAKPEPPVQLSGGKAEPAKASALKPTALERHKKLQTSEKRPTPVKNAPAAPQQAAPGPASPGPASVLSPSEEAQLRLERIFTTSVIPELDPAASALAPSQGPADDAPAAPLGPVPAAAQAKTEEQIAAEEAWYETEKVWLVHRDGFSLGSQLRPEAGSPLPEGKVKVKLDHDGAVLEVEEDDVEKANPPSCDRVEDLASLLYLNESSTLHTLRQRYGGNLLHTYAGPTMVIINPLSSPSMYSEKVMHMFKGCRREDTSPHIYAVAQAAYRSMLMSRQDQAIVLLGASGSGKTTNCQHLVQYLATIAGSTGKVFSVEKWQALYTILEAFGNSSTGMNGNATRFSQIISLDFDQAGQVASASVQTLLLEKLRVARHPANEATFNVFYYLLACSDSTLRTELHFNHLAENNVFGIVPPSKPEEKQKASQQFSKLLTAMKVMGISGDEQKAFWLILGAIYHLGAAGATKDADEAGRKQFARHEWAQKAAYLLGCSLEELSSAIFKHQPKGTLQRSTSFRQGPDESPLGDSGTGPKLTALECLEGMAAGLYSELFTLLISLLNRALKSSQHSVCSVTVVDTPGAQNPKLAGQSRGATFEELCHNYAQERLQQLFHQRTFARELERYKEENIELALADAEPSSSGSIAAVDQSSHQALVRSLARTDEARGLLWLLEEEALQPGGNEDTLLERLFSYYGPQEGGKKGHNPLLPSDKPRHFLLGHSSGTNWVEYDATGWLNYVKHNPASQNASVLLQESQKKVISSLFAGRGGSALVLSGSVAGLEGGSQLALRRATSMRKTFTTGVAAVKKKSLCIQIKLQVDALIDSIKKSKLHFVHCFLPKAGGGGDPQAVPCRRVSGSELELPAEHCEAGLMQLDVPLLRAQLRGSRLLDALRMYRQGYPDHMVFAEFRRRFDVLAPHLTKKHGRNYIVVDEKRAVEELLESLDLEKSSYHMGLSRVFFRAGSLARLEEQRDTQTSRNITLFQAACRGFLARQHFKKRKIQDLAIRCVQKNIKKNKGVKDWPWWKLFTTVRPLIEVQLTEDQIRGKDEEIQQLKSKLEKVEKERNELRLNSDRLESRITELTSELTDERNTGESASQLLDAETAERLRAEKEMKDLQAKYDALKKQMESMEMEVMEARLIRAAELNGELDDDDSGGEWRLKYERAVREIDFTKKRLQQELEDKLEVEQQGKRQLERKLADLQADSEESQRALQQLKKKCQRLAAELQDTKLHLEGQQGRNHDLEKKQRRFDSELSQAHEEAQRERLQREKLSREKDVLVAEVFGLKQLLEDRDSDIAGLTQKAEALEAELQDISSQESKDEASLAKVKKQLRDLEAKVKDQEEELDEQAGTIQMLEQAKLRLEMEMERLRQTHAKEVESRDEEVEEIRQSCQKKLKQMEVQLEEEYEDKQKVLREKRELESKLSAVSEQANQRDFETEKRLRRDLKRTKALLADAQIMLDHLKNNAPSKREITQLKNQLEESEFTCAAAVKARKSMEVEIEDLHLQIDDLAKAKAALEEQLSRLQREKNEVQSRLEEDQEDMNELMKKHKAAVAQASRDLAQMNDLQAQLEEVSKEKQELQEKLQGLQSQLEFLEQSMVDKSLVSRQEAKIRELETRLEFERTQVKRLESLATRLKENMEKLTEERDQRAAAENREKEQNKRLQRQLRDVKEEMGELAKKEAEASRKKHELEMDLESLEAANQSLQSDLKLAFKRIGDLQAAIEDEMESDSNEDLINSDGDSDVDSELEERVDGVKSWLSKNKGSSKALSDDGSLKGSSPTSSRHTFTYDRWDDEQDAGDSTRRSSRSSPSASEVESRAAETPA; encoded by the exons ATGTTCAACCTGATGAAGAAGGACAAAGAGAAGGATGGGGCCcggaaggagaagaagaaggagaaaaaggaacgAATGTCAGCAGCTGAACTCAAGAGCTTGGAGGAGATGAGCATGCGCCGGGGCTTCTTCAACCTCAACCGTGCCTCCAAGCGGGACTCCAAGACCCGCCTGGAGATCTCCAACCCCATCCCCATTAAAGTGGCCAGTGGCTCTGAGCTGCACCTCACAGATATTGACTCCGACAGCAACCGGGGCAGCGTTATCTTGGACTCGGGCCACCTGAGCACGGCCAGCTCCAGCGACGATCTCAAGGCGGACGATACCAACTTCAAGGGCTCGGTGCTGCAGCGGGCAGCCAAGTTTGGCTCCTTGGCCAAGCAGAACTCCCAGGTGATTGTCAAACgcttctccttctcccagaAAAGCCGGGATGAGAGCACCTCAGAGACCTCCACGCCCTCTGAGCACTCGGCAGCCCCCTCCCCCCAGGTGGAGGTGCGCATGCTGGAGACCCCGCTTGACAAGCAGGGGGTTCCCCCCGGAcagccctgcacccctcccGCCGCCTCCCTGCGCGCCAGGGTGCCGGAGCTCGTCGGCAAGAGGTTCCCTGCCGAGCTGCGGCTGCCCGCCCTggtgcccccccagccccccaccccacggcagctggagctgcagcggCGCAACACCGGCGATTTCGGCTTCTCCCTGCGCCGCACCACCATGCTGGACCGGGGCCCCGACGGGCAGGTGTACCGGCGCGTCGTGCACTTCGCCGAGCCCGGAGCCGGCACCAAAGACGTGGCCTTGGGCTTGGTGCCGGGCGACCGGCTGGTAGAGATCAACGGGCGGAACGTGGAGAACAAATCCCGGGATGAGATCGTGGAGATGATCCGGCAGTCGGGGGAGACGGTGCAGCTGAAGGTGCAGCCCATCCTGGAGCTGAGCGAGCTGAGCCGCTGCTGGCTGCGGGGCGGCCAGGGGACACGCCGTGCTGCCTGGGAT GTCAAGGACGAGGACAAATCTTTAGCTGTGAAAAGACCCGTGAAGGAGGACGGGGCT TCGGAGAGCCCGAAGGATGCAGCATCTGCACCACCGAAAGCTGAGCCCCCGAAAGCTGAGCCCCCAAAACCTGAGCCTGTGAAGAGCCCTGAACCCGTGAAGAGCCCGGAGCCACCTtctgggagagggaagagccCCGAGCCGGTGCTGAACGGGGCAGCTGAGAATGGGCTGGAGGGCCCAGCcactgaggcacagggagaggatgGCCAGGGCCTGTCCCGCCGCAAGGTGGTCCGGGTGGTGCGCAAGGTGGTCCGCAAAGTTCTGCCAGGGGAGGACGCTGGCAGTGCCAAGGAGCCAGGCCGAGATGCCAAGTCTCCTGAGCCAGTACCACCCCCAAGGAAGGAGGAAACAGGCCGTAGTgctgtcccagctcccccagccccgccaCCTCCCCGCACTGTGGTGCCTTCAGCCCCTGCCAAGCCGCAGCCCAAGGATGAGATCTCAGAGGGGCTCAAAACCCTCATGGCAAAGGGCAAAACCAAGGAGCACCGGCCGCGGCTCCGGCCGGGGGACAGGCAGGAGAAGTCCTGTGAGCCGGCTGGTGGGGACGCAaagctgtccccatccccgggCGCTGAAGCCAAACCAGAGCCACCAGTGCAGCTTTCAGGAGGGAAAGCGGAGCCGGCAAAGGCATCTGCTCTGAAACCCACGGCCCTGGAGAGGCACAAG AAGCTGCAGACCAGCGAGAAGCGGCCGACCCCTGTGAAAAATGCCCCGGCTGCCCCTCAGCAG gctgcccctggccctgcttCCCCTGGCCCCGCGTCCGTGCTGAGCCCATCTGAGGAGGCGCAGCTCCGGCTGGAGAGGATCTTCACCACTTCTGTAATTCCAGAG CTGGACCCCGCCGCCTCCGCCTTGGCACCCAGCCAG GGTCCAGCGGACGATGCGCCGGCAGCTCCCCTTGGCCccgtccctgctgcagctcag GCCAAGACAGAGGAGCAGATAGCAGCTGAGGAGGCCTGGTACGAGACCGAGAAGGTGTGGCTGGTGCACAGGGATGGCTTCTCCTTGG GCAGCCAGCTGCGGCCGGAGGCGGGCAGCCCCCTGCCCGAGGGCAAAGTGAAGGTGAAACTGGACCACGATGGAGCCGTcctggaggtggaggaggacgATGTGGAGAAG GCAAACCCCCCGTCCTGCGACCGTGTGGAGGACCTCGCCAGCCTCCTCTACCTCAACGAGTCCAGCACGCTGCACACGCTGCGCCAGCGCTACGGCGGCAACCTCCTGCACACCTACGCCGGGCCCACCATGGTCATCATCAACCCGCTGAGCTCCCCCTCCATGTACTCTGAGAAG GTCATGCACATGTTCAAGGGGTGCCGCAGGGAGGACACGTCCCCGCACATCTACGCGGTGGCGCAGGCCGCGTACCGCAGCATGCTGATGAGCCGCCAGGACCAGGCCATCGTCCTGCTGGGCGCCAGCGGCAGCGGCAAAACCACCAACTGCCAGCACCTGGTCCAGTACCTCGCCACCATCGCCGGCAGCACCGGCAAGGTCTTCTCCG TGGAGAAGTGGCAGGCTCTCTACACCATCCTGGAGGCTTTTGGCAATAGCAGCACCGGCATGAACGGCAACGCCACCCGCTTCTCCCAGATCATCTCTCTGGACTTCGACCAGGCTGGGCAGGTGGCGTCTGCCTCTGTACAG acactgctgctggagaagctgcgTGTGGCCCGGCACCCGGCCAACGAGGCCACCTTCAACGTCTTCTACTACCTGCTGGCCTGCTCTGACAGCACCCTGCG GACTGAGCTTCACTTCAACCACCTGGCAGAGAACAATGTCTTTGGCATCGTGCCTCCCTCCAAG CcggaggaaaagcagaaggcaAGCCAGCAGTTCAGCAAGCTCCTGACAGCCATGAAGGTGATGGGCATCTCAGGAGATGAGCAGAAAGCCTTCTGGCTCATCCTGGGGGCCATCTACCATCTGGGAGCCGCCGGGGCAACCAAAG ACGCCGACGAAG CTGGGAGGAAGCAGTTTGCACGGCACGAGTGGGCTCAGAAAGCTGCGtacctgctgggctgcagcctggaGGAGCTCTCCTCTGCCATCTTCAAGCACCAGCCCAAGGGCACCCTGCAGCGCTCCACCTCCTTCCGTCAGGGCCCCGATGAGTCTCCCCTGGGGGACAGTGGCACAG GTCCCAAGCTGACGGCGCTGGAGTGCCTGGAGGGCATGGCAGCTGGCTTGTACTCCGAGCTCTTCACACTCCTCATCTCCCTTCTCAACAG GGCGCTGAAGTCGAGCCAGCACTCGGTGTGCTCTGTGACAGTGGTGGACACCCCTGGGGCACAGAACCCCAAGCTGGCGGGGCAAAGCCGGGGGGCCACCTTCGAGGAGCTCTGCCACAACTACGCCCAGGAGcgcctgcagcagctcttccacCAGCGCACCTTTGCCCGTGAGCTGGAGCGATACAAGGAG GAGAACATAGAGCTCGCCCTGGCTGAtgctgagcccagctcctcCGGCTCCATAGCTGCTGTGGACCAGTCCTCACACCAGGCACTG GTCCGGTCTCTGGCCCGCACGGACGAGGCACGGGGGCTGCTGTGGCTTCTGGAGGAGGAGGCTCTGCAGCCGGGCGGCAACGAGGACACCTTGCTGGAGAGGCTCTTCTCTTACTATGGCCCCCAAGAAGGGGGCAAAAAAG GGCACAACCCGCTGCTCCCCAGTGACAAGCCCCGACACTTCCTCCTGGGACACAGCTCGGGGACCAACTGGGTGGAGTACGATGCTACGGGATGGCTCAACTACGTCAAGCACAACCCGGCCTCCCAAAACGCCTCTGTCCTGTTGCAGGAATCCCAAAA GAAGGTGATCAGCAGCCTGTTTGCGGGGCGCGGCGGGTCGGCACTGGTGCTGTCGGGCTCGGTGGCGGGGCTGGAGGGGGGCTCCCAGCTGGCCCTGCGCCGGGCCACCAGCATGCGCAAGACCTTCACCACCGGCGTGGCTGCCGTCAAGAAGAAATCCCTCTGCATCCAGATCAAGCTGCAAGTG GACGCCCTCATCGACAGCATCAAGAAGTCCAAGCTCCACTTTGTGCACTGCTTCCTGCCCaaggcggggggcggcggggaccCCCAGGCCGTGCCGTGCCGGCGGGTGAGCGGCAGCGAGCTGGAGCTGCCGGCGGAGCACTGCGAGGCCGGGCTGATGCAGCTGGACGTGCCCCTCCTGCGCGCCCAGCTCCGCGGCTCCCGCCTGCTCGACGCCCTCCGCATGTACCGCCAAG GTTACCCTGACCACATGGTGTTTGCGGAGTTCAGGCGGCGCTTTGATGTCCTGGCCCCACACCTGACCAAAAAGCATGGGCGCAACTACATTGTGGTGGATGAAAAGCGG gcagtGGAGGAGCTCCTGGAATCACTGGacctggagaagagcagctaCCACATGGGCTTGAGCCGG GTGTTTTTCCGGGCTGGATcgctggccaggctggaggagcagcgGGACACACAGACCAGCAGGAACATCAcccttttccaggctgcttgCAGGGGCTTCCTGGCACGGCAGCACTTCAAGAAGAGAAAG ATCCAGGATTTGGCCATCCGGTGCGTGCAGAAGAACATCAAGAAGAACAAAGGGGTGAAGGATTGGCCCTGGTGGAAGCTCTTCACCACGGTGCGGCCCCTCATCGAGGTGCAGCTCACTGAGGACCAGATCCGCGGCAAAGAC GAAGAGATCCAGCAGCTGAAGAGCAAACTTGAGAAGGTGGAGAAGGAGCGTAACGAGCTGCGGCTCAACAGCGACCGCCTGGAGAGCAGG aTCACAGAACTGACGTCGGAGCTGACGGACGAGCGGAACACCGGCGAGTCGGCCTCCCAGCTGCTGGACGCTGAGACGGCCGAGAGGCTGCGGGCTGAGAAGGAGATGAAGGACCTGCAG GCCAAGTACGATGCCCTGAAGAAGCAGATGGAGTCGATGGAGATGGAGGTGATGGAGGCTCGGCTCATCCGGGCGGCCGAGCTCAATGGGGAGCTCGACGATGATGACTCAG GTGGCGAATGGCGGCTGAAATACGAGCGAGCAGTGCGGGAGATCGACTTCACCAAGAAacggctgcagcaggagctggaggacaaGCTGGAGGTGGAGCAGCAGGGCAAGAGGCAGCTGGAGCGCAAG CTGGCGGACCTGCAGGCGGACAGCGAGGAGAGCCAGCGGgcgctgcagcagctgaagaagaagTGCCAGCgcctggctgctgagctgcaggacacCAAGCTGCACCttgagggacagcagggacgcAACCATGACCTGGAGAAGAAGCAGCGGAG GTTTGACAGCGAGCTCTCACAGGCGCATGAGGAGGCGCAGCGGGAACGGCTGCAGCGGGAGAAGCTGAGCCGAGAGAAGGATGTGCTGGTGGCCGAGGTCTTTGGCctcaagcagctgctggag GACAGGGACTCGGACATCGCAGGGCTGACACAGAAGGCGGAGGcgctggaggcagagctgcaggacatcTCCTCCCAGGAGTCAAAGGATGAAGCCTCCCTGGCCAAGGTGAAGAAACAGCTGAGGGACCTGGAGGCGAAGGTCAAAGACCAGGAGGAGGAACTGGATGAGCAGGCTGGGACCATCCAGATGCTGGAGCAG GCGAAGCTGCggctggagatggagatggagcgGCTGCGGCAGACCCACGCCAAGGAGGTGGAGAGCCGTGatgaggaggtggaggagatCCGGCAGTCCTGCCAGAAGAAG CTGAAGCAGATGGaggtgcagctggaggaggagtaTGAGGACAAGCAGAAGGTGCTGAGAGAGAAGCGGGAGCTGGAGAGCAAGTTATCTGCTGTCAGCGAGCAG GCCAACCAGCGGGACTTTGAGACGGAAAAGCGCCTGCGCCGAGACCTGAAGAGAACGAAGGCATTGCTGGCTGATGCTCAGATCATGCTGGACCACCTGAAAAACAACGCACCCAGCAAGAGGGAGATCACCCAGCTCAAGAATCAG ctggaagagTCGGAGTTCACTTGTGCGGCCGCTGTCAAGGCCCGCAAATCCATGGAGGTGGAGATCGAGGACCTCCATCTGCAGATTGATGACCTTGCCAAGGCCAAGGCAGCG ctggaggagcagctgagccgTCTGCAGCGGGAAAAGAATGAAGTGCAGAGCCGGCTGGAGGAGGACCAGGAGGACATGAATGAGCTGATGAAGAAGCACAAGGCAGCTGTGGCCCAG GCATCCCGGGACCTGGCACAGATGAATGacctccaggcacagctggaggagGTCAGCaaggagaagcaggagctgcaggagaag ctgcaaggtctgcagagccagctggagTTCCTGGAGCAATCCATGGTGGACAAGTCGCTGGTGAGCCGGCAGGAGGCCAAGATCCGCGAGCTGGAGACCAGGCTGGAGTTCGAGAGGACGCAAGTCAAGCGCCTGGAG